A single window of Flagellimonas maritima DNA harbors:
- a CDS encoding TolC family protein yields the protein MLKRNKQHIPFWILFFLSTFYTQAQQDSIVLNFKEYLGYVKKYHPIAKQAQLTIPISQANLMRARGGFDPKIEVDYDRKDFKETEYWDRLSTTFKVPTWFGIELKGNFEQNQGEFINSNETVPDDGLYSAGVSMSLAEGFWINERMATLKRAKLFREQSKADQDLLVNEILYNASLAYFDWLRAYKDAMIFSDFLENAEVRFQGVKQRALAGDIAVIDTVEAKIAVQNRALGLEQAKVRFMKRTLELSNFLWINDVPVELQPEVIPDENVASEIDVTLEIMGKPLDSFTLENHPKLRSLEFKIDGLTVDRRLKANKLLPVLDVEYNFLTETPDQINSLIVDNFKGGVTFRLPLFLRKERGDLRLAKFKLQDARFERDNALVEIQNKVIAIYRELDSYTTQNQLIADIVTNYETLLRAEERKFSFGESSLFLINSRESKLIDAALKRNEVQNKFFDTKAMLFKSLAINPETL from the coding sequence ATGCTAAAAAGAAATAAGCAGCACATCCCATTTTGGATACTCTTCTTTCTATCAACCTTTTATACTCAGGCACAACAAGATTCAATAGTGCTCAATTTCAAGGAGTATTTGGGGTACGTAAAAAAATACCATCCCATTGCCAAACAGGCACAGTTGACCATACCTATAAGCCAGGCCAACTTAATGAGGGCCCGAGGGGGATTCGACCCCAAAATAGAAGTGGATTACGACCGTAAGGATTTTAAAGAGACCGAATATTGGGATAGACTCAGTACAACATTTAAAGTACCCACTTGGTTTGGTATAGAACTCAAAGGTAATTTTGAGCAAAACCAAGGAGAATTTATAAATTCTAATGAAACCGTACCAGATGATGGATTGTATAGTGCAGGCGTTTCCATGTCTTTAGCCGAAGGATTTTGGATCAATGAAAGAATGGCGACCCTAAAACGTGCAAAATTATTTCGTGAACAATCTAAAGCAGACCAAGATTTATTGGTGAACGAAATATTGTACAATGCTTCCCTAGCATATTTTGACTGGCTAAGGGCATATAAAGATGCAATGATTTTCAGTGACTTTTTAGAAAATGCCGAAGTACGTTTCCAAGGAGTAAAACAACGGGCTTTAGCTGGCGACATTGCGGTAATTGATACTGTTGAAGCTAAAATTGCAGTGCAGAATAGGGCTTTGGGACTAGAGCAGGCAAAGGTGAGGTTCATGAAAAGAACCTTGGAACTCTCTAATTTTTTATGGATTAATGACGTTCCAGTCGAATTGCAACCTGAAGTGATTCCTGATGAAAATGTAGCAAGCGAGATTGATGTGACATTGGAGATAATGGGAAAGCCTCTGGACAGTTTTACATTGGAAAACCATCCCAAATTAAGGTCTTTAGAATTTAAAATCGATGGATTAACCGTAGATAGACGGTTGAAGGCGAATAAACTTTTACCGGTATTGGATGTGGAATATAATTTCTTGACGGAAACTCCCGATCAGATCAATTCCCTTATCGTAGACAACTTTAAAGGCGGTGTTACTTTTCGTTTACCGCTGTTCTTACGAAAAGAGCGCGGAGATTTAAGACTCGCAAAATTTAAGTTGCAAGATGCAAGGTTTGAACGTGATAATGCATTGGTAGAAATCCAAAATAAAGTAATTGCCATTTATCGGGAATTGGACTCTTATACAACCCAAAATCAGCTTATCGCGGATATTGTAACCAATTACGAAACACTCTTGAGGGCAGAGGAACGAAAATTCAGTTTTGGGGAGAGTTCTTTATTCTTGATCAACTCGCGCGAGAGTAAATTGATTGATGCAGCTTTAAAAAGAAACGAAGTACAGAATAAATTTTTCGATACCAAGGCAATGCTCTTTAAGAGTTTGGCCATTAATCCTGAAACTTTGTAG
- a CDS encoding leucine--tRNA ligase yields the protein MNYNFREIEAKWQKYWAENQTFKAFTNSEKPKYYALSMFPYPSGAGLHVGHPLGYIATDIYARYKRHKGFNVLHPMGYDSFGLPAEQYAIQTGQHPAVTTEANIKRYREQLDQLGFSFDWSREVRTSDPQYYKWTQWVFIQLFNSWYNKDTDKAENITELVSIFEKYGNKKVNAACDDDTPIFSAKDWNGFSDTSKQEILLKYRLTYLADTEVNWCPALGTVLANDEIVNGVSERGGHTVVRKKMTQWSMRITAYAQRLLDGLDTIDWPQPLKDSQTNWIGRSEGASVTFNVIDSLDAERSRSDQNVISTSLNHHREIEVFTTRPDTIFGVSFMTLAPEHELVAKITTPEQKESVEAYVEATAKRSERDRMADVKTISGVFTGAYAEHPFTKKPIPIWIGDYVLAGYGTGAVMAVPCGDQRDYDFARHYGIDIPNIFEGVDISKEAFSDKANTVIANSDFLNGLNYQQAVKKAIEALEELGQGKGQINYRLRDAVFSRQRYWGEPFPVYYVDGMPQMIALEHLPLKLPEVEKYLPTETGEPPLGNATHWAWDTVENKVVSNKYLSSAGGEQEAEQTVFPLELNTMPGWAGSSQYFNRYMDPHNDEAIYSQEAIDYWEDVDLYIGGSEHATGHLLYARFWQKFLFDKGIAPKDEFAKKLINQGMITGTSAFISVVSIQVPFDRDLWKKHHSGEKSSIIKFVESLSDIVVSADIKLEVADEYAPIIVGADKEFYEKLSVLKELFESEYNEGFDLNQCEYFLTKKRIDVGYVNASDDLNFFDFVKDDRYKEFEDSVLLKRNNTIKVSREIEKMSKSKYNVVNPDAICEEYGADSLRLYEMFLGPLEQSKPWNTAGITGVHSFLKKLWKLYSPFFDSLHEGDTERSRSVVEAEPSAENLKTLHKTIKKVEEDIENFSFNTSVSTFMICVNELTAQKCTSKAVLEPLAILISPYAPHIAEELWEKLGHTKSIAEAPFPKFEEKYIVESSKEYPISFNGKMRFTMELPLAMGKDEIEAAVMAHEKTQAQLSGRTPKKIIVVPGKIVNIVG from the coding sequence ATGAACTACAATTTTCGTGAAATTGAGGCCAAATGGCAAAAATATTGGGCAGAAAACCAAACCTTTAAAGCGTTTACGAATTCTGAAAAGCCAAAGTACTATGCGCTTTCCATGTTTCCCTACCCATCAGGGGCAGGATTGCACGTAGGACATCCGCTCGGATATATTGCCACCGACATTTATGCGCGTTATAAAAGGCACAAAGGATTCAATGTGCTTCACCCTATGGGATATGATTCGTTTGGTCTGCCTGCCGAACAATATGCCATTCAAACAGGTCAACATCCCGCTGTTACAACAGAAGCCAATATAAAACGTTACCGGGAGCAGTTGGATCAACTTGGTTTTTCTTTTGATTGGAGCCGTGAGGTGCGTACCTCTGACCCTCAATATTATAAATGGACACAATGGGTTTTTATTCAATTGTTCAATTCTTGGTATAATAAAGACACGGATAAAGCTGAAAATATAACAGAATTGGTTTCCATTTTTGAAAAGTATGGCAATAAAAAAGTAAATGCTGCTTGTGATGATGATACACCGATTTTCAGTGCCAAAGATTGGAACGGTTTTTCAGATACGTCCAAGCAGGAAATTCTATTAAAATATAGGTTGACATATTTGGCCGACACCGAAGTTAACTGGTGCCCAGCATTGGGAACGGTATTGGCCAACGATGAAATTGTGAACGGTGTCTCCGAAAGGGGGGGACACACGGTAGTAAGAAAAAAAATGACCCAATGGAGTATGCGCATTACCGCATACGCCCAACGGCTGCTGGATGGTTTGGATACAATTGATTGGCCACAGCCATTAAAAGACTCCCAGACCAACTGGATTGGTCGCTCAGAAGGAGCATCGGTCACTTTTAATGTAATTGATAGTCTGGACGCTGAGCGTAGTCGAAGCGACCAAAATGTGATTTCGACTTCGCTCAATCACCATCGTGAGATCGAAGTTTTCACCACCCGTCCCGATACAATTTTCGGTGTAAGCTTCATGACCTTGGCTCCCGAGCACGAACTTGTTGCAAAAATCACTACGCCAGAACAAAAAGAAAGCGTTGAGGCTTATGTTGAAGCAACGGCAAAACGTTCGGAACGTGACCGTATGGCAGATGTAAAGACCATTTCCGGAGTGTTTACGGGCGCCTACGCAGAGCATCCATTTACCAAAAAACCTATACCCATTTGGATTGGGGACTACGTTTTGGCAGGATATGGTACAGGAGCGGTAATGGCCGTTCCCTGTGGTGATCAACGCGATTATGATTTTGCAAGACATTATGGTATCGACATCCCCAACATTTTTGAGGGAGTGGATATTTCTAAAGAGGCCTTTTCAGATAAAGCAAATACCGTTATTGCGAATTCGGATTTTTTAAATGGGCTCAATTATCAGCAAGCCGTAAAAAAGGCAATCGAAGCACTTGAAGAATTGGGGCAGGGCAAAGGACAGATAAATTATCGTCTGCGGGATGCAGTCTTTAGCCGTCAGCGATATTGGGGCGAACCATTCCCGGTGTATTATGTAGATGGAATGCCACAAATGATAGCCTTGGAGCACTTACCTTTAAAGCTGCCCGAAGTTGAAAAATACCTTCCAACAGAAACGGGCGAACCTCCTTTGGGCAATGCTACACATTGGGCGTGGGATACTGTTGAAAATAAAGTAGTCAGCAATAAGTATCTCTCATCCGCTGGGGGAGAGCAAGAGGCGGAACAAACAGTTTTCCCGCTCGAATTGAATACCATGCCAGGTTGGGCGGGCAGCTCCCAATATTTTAATAGATATATGGACCCACATAATGACGAGGCTATCTATTCACAAGAGGCCATCGATTATTGGGAAGATGTGGACTTATATATTGGAGGTAGCGAACACGCTACGGGCCATTTATTATATGCCCGTTTTTGGCAAAAGTTTTTGTTTGATAAGGGCATTGCCCCTAAAGATGAATTTGCCAAAAAATTGATTAATCAGGGAATGATTACGGGGACAAGTGCTTTTATTAGTGTAGTTTCAATCCAAGTTCCTTTTGACAGAGATTTATGGAAGAAACATCATAGCGGAGAAAAATCCTCAATAATTAAGTTTGTTGAAAGTCTTTCAGATATTGTGGTGTCAGCAGATATTAAATTGGAGGTAGCAGATGAATATGCTCCAATTATTGTAGGCGCGGATAAAGAATTTTATGAAAAGTTGTCAGTTTTAAAAGAACTTTTTGAATCAGAATATAATGAAGGTTTTGATTTGAACCAATGTGAATACTTCTTAACTAAAAAAAGAATAGATGTAGGATATGTCAATGCTTCAGACGATTTGAATTTTTTTGATTTTGTAAAAGATGATAGATATAAAGAATTTGAAGATTCCGTTTTATTAAAACGGAATAATACAATTAAAGTGTCTCGAGAAATCGAAAAAATGTCCAAATCCAAATATAATGTAGTTAACCCAGATGCAATTTGCGAGGAATATGGAGCGGATTCATTGCGTTTGTACGAGATGTTCTTGGGGCCATTGGAACAATCCAAACCATGGAACACCGCTGGAATAACCGGAGTACATTCTTTTCTAAAAAAACTTTGGAAGCTCTATTCCCCATTTTTCGATAGCCTGCACGAAGGGGACACTGAGCGTAGCCGAAGTGTAGTTGAAGCAGAACCATCAGCTGAGAACCTGAAAACGCTCCATAAAACCATCAAAAAAGTAGAGGAGGACATTGAGAATTTTTCGTTCAACACCTCGGTTTCAACCTTTATGATTTGCGTTAATGAACTTACAGCTCAAAAATGTACCAGTAAAGCTGTTTTGGAACCATTGGCTATTTTGATTTCACCTTATGCGCCACACATTGCGGAGGAACTTTGGGAAAAGCTGGGGCATACAAAATCCATAGCTGAAGCACCTTTCCCAAAATTTGAAGAAAAGTATATAGTGGAGAGTAGTAAGGAATATCCAATTTCTTTTAATGGCAAAATGCGCTTTACCATGGAATTGCCCCTAGCTATGGGAAAGGATGAAATAGAAGCTGCAGTTATGGCCCATGAAAAAACTCAAGCACAATTGTCTGGTCGTACTCCAAAAAAGATTATTGTAGTCCCTGGGAAAATCGTGAACATTGTTGGGTAA
- a CDS encoding thioredoxin family protein — translation MQNEKLGLIKRNIAMGMDYEAYRKLVHDLAKNGKTTGDDPSESLVNYTQLNDRRMNRWDKTLKIPINIAERVSKMKSKLTFLVISESWCGDASPSLPVLNKIADLNPNIEFKIVLRDENPELMDSFLTNGSRSIPKLIIWDRENDHIIGEWGPRSSFATKLVEDYKRKNGKLTAEFKQDLQLWYNKDKGLDIINDLAGLLPLK, via the coding sequence ATGCAGAATGAAAAATTAGGCCTTATTAAAAGAAACATTGCCATGGGCATGGATTATGAGGCGTATAGGAAGCTAGTACATGATTTGGCTAAAAATGGAAAAACCACGGGCGACGACCCTTCGGAGTCATTGGTAAACTATACCCAACTCAATGACCGCAGAATGAATCGTTGGGACAAAACCTTGAAAATACCTATCAACATAGCGGAAAGGGTTTCAAAAATGAAATCAAAGCTTACCTTTTTGGTAATAAGTGAAAGTTGGTGCGGAGATGCTTCCCCAAGTTTGCCCGTATTAAATAAAATTGCTGATTTAAATCCAAATATTGAATTCAAAATCGTTCTTAGAGATGAAAATCCAGAATTAATGGATAGCTTTTTGACCAATGGGTCAAGGTCTATCCCAAAATTAATCATCTGGGACAGAGAGAATGACCATATTATTGGGGAATGGGGACCAAGGTCAAGTTTTGCAACCAAACTAGTTGAAGACTATAAACGTAAAAACGGTAAGTTGACTGCAGAATTCAAACAAGACCTTCAATTGTGGTACAATAAGGATAAGGGTTTGGATATTATAAATGATTTAGCAGGATTACTTCCGCTGAAATAA
- a CDS encoding HlyD family secretion protein encodes MLNISRNPLNRTVDFSSFKALERVSYRKHYKHFNRFLIAFALIFLIILFLPWTQNVSGKGFLTTLTPDQRPQTIQSPIPGRIEKWYVREGDFVEREDTILFISEIKNEYFDPNLVERTGQQIKAKEMSVTSYEEKVKALNTQIGALANERSLKLEQARNKLLQAKLKVKSDSIDLEAAKTNISIAQRQNERTVQLESEGLKAVTDVEEKRLKLQETQAKLISQENKLLASKNEVINAKVEINRIKAEYTDKISKARSDMFTAQSNQFDSEAQVTKLENEFTNYSIRNDLYYIKAPQSGYINRAIQGGIGETFKEGDRLVGIMPAKYDMAVETFVEPIDLPLMHLGEKVRIQFDGWPAIIFSGWPNVSYGTYGGVVVAIETFISDNGKYRILLAPDPDDYEWPQDLRVGSGANTIALLEDVPIWFELWRQLNGFPPNYYQPENKVADAKKK; translated from the coding sequence ATGTTAAATATTTCTAGAAATCCATTAAATAGAACAGTTGACTTTTCAAGTTTTAAGGCGCTGGAACGAGTGTCATATCGTAAGCATTACAAACATTTCAATCGCTTTTTGATAGCGTTTGCTTTAATTTTCTTGATTATTCTTTTTCTGCCATGGACTCAGAATGTAAGCGGAAAAGGGTTTTTGACAACACTTACGCCTGATCAAAGGCCGCAGACTATACAATCCCCAATACCTGGGCGTATTGAAAAATGGTATGTGCGCGAGGGCGATTTTGTAGAGAGAGAAGATACAATTTTATTTATTTCCGAAATTAAAAACGAGTATTTTGATCCTAACCTGGTAGAACGGACAGGGCAACAGATAAAGGCAAAGGAAATGTCGGTCACTTCATACGAAGAAAAAGTAAAGGCATTGAATACACAAATCGGTGCCTTGGCCAACGAAAGAAGTCTAAAATTGGAGCAAGCAAGAAACAAGCTCCTACAGGCAAAGCTCAAGGTTAAGAGCGATAGTATAGACCTAGAGGCTGCAAAAACCAACATATCAATTGCACAAAGACAGAATGAACGTACCGTACAACTGGAATCAGAAGGATTAAAAGCTGTTACCGATGTCGAAGAAAAACGTTTGAAATTACAAGAAACACAGGCAAAACTTATTTCCCAAGAAAACAAACTTTTGGCGAGTAAGAACGAGGTAATCAATGCAAAGGTTGAAATTAATCGCATAAAGGCCGAGTATACCGATAAAATCTCAAAGGCCCGTAGTGATATGTTTACGGCACAATCCAATCAATTTGATTCTGAGGCACAGGTGACAAAATTGGAGAACGAGTTTACAAATTATTCCATTAGAAACGATTTATACTACATTAAAGCTCCACAAAGTGGGTATATAAACAGGGCAATACAAGGAGGAATTGGCGAAACATTTAAAGAGGGTGATAGATTGGTGGGTATCATGCCCGCCAAATACGATATGGCGGTAGAGACCTTTGTAGAGCCCATTGACCTTCCATTGATGCATTTGGGAGAAAAAGTGCGCATTCAATTTGATGGATGGCCCGCTATAATATTCAGTGGATGGCCAAACGTGTCCTATGGAACTTATGGGGGCGTTGTTGTGGCTATTGAGACCTTTATCAGCGATAACGGTAAATATAGAATTCTATTGGCTCCTGACCCTGACGATTATGAGTGGCCTCAAGACCTGAGGGTGGGCTCAGGCGCAAATACCATAGCACTGCTCGAAGATGTTCCTATATGGTTTGAACTTTGGAGGCAGCTAAACGGCTTCCCACCAAATTATTATCAACCCGAAAATAAAGTGGCCGATGCTAAAAAGAAATAA
- a CDS encoding DUF3098 domain-containing protein, translating to MSKKNKNIPKPNPQFIFQKRNYIFLFIGLALIALGFILMTGGGSDNPNVFNPDIYNFRRIRLAPTLVLIGLGIQVYAILLNPNKKQK from the coding sequence ATGAGCAAGAAAAACAAGAATATTCCAAAACCAAATCCCCAGTTTATCTTTCAGAAAAGAAATTACATATTTCTTTTTATAGGGTTGGCCCTTATTGCACTTGGTTTTATACTGATGACAGGGGGCGGAAGTGATAATCCCAATGTTTTCAATCCGGATATTTATAACTTTCGTAGGATACGATTGGCACCGACCCTGGTTCTAATCGGTCTGGGTATTCAAGTATACGCCATTTTACTCAACCCTAACAAAAAGCAAAAGTAG
- a CDS encoding undecaprenyl-diphosphate phosphatase: MDIIDAIILGIIQGLTEFLPVSSSGHLELGKAILGNDSLPEESLLFTVILHFATALSTIVVFRKDVWDIIKGLFQFNWNEQTQFSIKIIISMIPAALVGFFLEDFMEVFFDGAIIIVGIMLLVTAVLLYLADLAKTTGKDVSFKNAFIIGLAQAVAMLPGISRSGATISAAVLLGVDKTKSARFSFLMVVPLIVGKVAKDILSGEINFEGGETAAMGAGFIAAFLAGLAACTWMIKLVRQSKLSYFAIYCLIVGLIAIAWSIWG, encoded by the coding sequence TTGGATATTATAGATGCTATCATCCTTGGTATTATACAAGGACTGACCGAATTTTTACCTGTATCATCAAGTGGACATTTGGAGTTGGGCAAAGCTATTTTAGGAAATGACTCACTCCCTGAAGAAAGTCTTTTGTTTACTGTAATCTTACATTTTGCCACCGCTTTGAGTACGATTGTTGTTTTTAGAAAAGATGTGTGGGATATCATCAAAGGGCTTTTTCAGTTCAACTGGAACGAGCAGACCCAATTTTCAATAAAAATTATCATTTCAATGATTCCCGCCGCCCTGGTAGGTTTTTTTCTTGAAGATTTTATGGAGGTCTTTTTTGATGGTGCCATTATTATTGTTGGCATAATGTTACTTGTTACAGCTGTGCTTTTATATTTGGCAGATTTGGCAAAAACTACTGGAAAGGATGTCTCTTTCAAAAACGCTTTTATTATAGGCTTGGCACAGGCAGTGGCTATGCTTCCGGGCATTTCACGAAGTGGTGCCACAATTTCGGCCGCAGTATTATTGGGGGTCGATAAAACGAAATCCGCACGCTTCTCTTTTTTAATGGTCGTCCCCTTAATTGTTGGGAAAGTGGCAAAGGATATTTTGAGCGGCGAAATTAATTTTGAAGGTGGTGAAACTGCAGCCATGGGTGCTGGCTTTATTGCAGCTTTTTTGGCAGGGCTAGCCGCTTGTACCTGGATGATTAAATTGGTACGCCAAAGCAAGCTCAGTTATTTTGCCATTTATTGTTTGATTGTTGGTCTTATTGCCATTGCATGGAGTATTTGGGGATAA
- a CDS encoding cell division protein FtsX, whose translation MSQYIERYQRRKLISSYFSVVLSIALVLFLLGALGLLVINTKKLADHFKEQITISVFLKDNAKPIEIDQLQKSLALANYTKSADYVSKEDAAEQYSEDIGENFTEFLGYNPLKNSVDVNLKADFVSPGQIEEIANDIASKTYVDEVSYDKPLISLLNENVRKISLWILVASAAFTLIAVLLINSSIRLSIYSKRFIIKTMQMVGATKTFIRRPFIWTNIKLGMLGATLALIALGVVLYYVNATFPELNLFQDLVVLAALFVGVFGLGVIISWASTHIATQRFLNLRTDDLYY comes from the coding sequence ATGAGCCAATATATTGAACGATATCAACGAAGAAAACTGATCTCATCCTATTTTTCCGTGGTTTTGAGCATTGCATTGGTGCTGTTCTTACTTGGGGCTTTGGGACTTTTGGTAATCAATACCAAAAAACTCGCGGATCATTTTAAGGAGCAGATTACCATTTCGGTTTTTTTAAAGGACAATGCCAAGCCCATTGAAATTGATCAACTCCAGAAAAGTCTGGCATTGGCGAATTATACTAAATCAGCAGATTACGTTTCCAAAGAAGATGCCGCTGAACAATATAGTGAGGATATCGGCGAAAATTTTACTGAGTTCTTGGGTTATAATCCCCTTAAAAACTCAGTTGATGTAAATTTAAAAGCTGATTTTGTATCGCCTGGGCAAATTGAAGAGATTGCCAATGATATAGCTTCCAAGACCTATGTAGATGAAGTAAGCTATGACAAGCCCCTCATTTCTTTATTAAACGAGAACGTGCGAAAAATAAGCTTATGGATTCTTGTCGCGAGTGCCGCTTTTACATTGATTGCGGTTTTATTGATTAATAGCTCCATACGGCTTTCCATTTATTCTAAAAGATTTATCATTAAAACCATGCAAATGGTAGGTGCAACAAAAACTTTTATACGTAGACCTTTTATCTGGACAAACATAAAATTGGGAATGTTGGGTGCAACTCTGGCACTAATTGCACTTGGTGTTGTTCTGTATTATGTAAATGCCACTTTTCCTGAACTCAATCTGTTTCAAGATTTAGTGGTTCTTGCTGCATTGTTTGTTGGGGTGTTTGGTCTTGGGGTCATTATATCCTGGGCAAGTACGCACATTGCCACCCAACGCTTTTTGAATTTAAGGACAGATGATCTTTATTATTAA
- the truB gene encoding tRNA pseudouridine(55) synthase TruB — protein sequence MKTKEDFLNGQLLLIDKPLEWTSFQAVNSLKWVLRKKFNLKKIKIGHAGTLDPLATGLLIVCTGKFTKKIPELQGQAKEYTGTFTIGATTPSFDLETEVNQTFSVEHISEKSIVEAAQKFLGEMEQVPPIFSALKKDGKRLYEFAREGKKVEIKPRKIVISHFEITHISLPEVKFRVVCSKGTYIRSLAHDFGKSLRSGAYLSSLRRTRIGDFNVINAVTPSVFKENLQDKS from the coding sequence TTGAAAACCAAAGAGGATTTCTTAAATGGGCAGCTTCTACTTATAGACAAACCTTTGGAATGGACTTCTTTTCAAGCGGTCAATTCATTGAAATGGGTGCTTCGTAAAAAATTCAATCTTAAAAAAATCAAAATTGGCCATGCAGGTACTTTGGACCCATTGGCAACAGGGCTATTGATTGTTTGCACAGGTAAATTCACAAAAAAAATTCCTGAGCTTCAAGGGCAGGCCAAAGAATATACGGGCACTTTTACCATAGGAGCCACTACGCCATCTTTTGATCTGGAAACCGAAGTGAACCAAACTTTTTCTGTAGAACATATTTCAGAAAAGTCAATTGTTGAGGCAGCACAAAAATTCCTTGGAGAAATGGAACAGGTTCCGCCCATATTTTCAGCATTGAAAAAAGATGGTAAACGACTTTACGAATTTGCTCGGGAAGGAAAAAAAGTTGAAATCAAACCACGAAAAATAGTAATCTCTCATTTTGAAATTACACACATAAGTTTACCGGAAGTCAAATTTAGGGTAGTGTGCAGTAAGGGAACCTACATTCGTTCTTTAGCGCATGACTTTGGAAAATCTTTACGATCAGGAGCATATTTATCATCACTCAGAAGAACCAGAATAGGTGATTTTAACGTAATTAATGCTGTAACACCATCGGTTTTCAAGGAAAATCTGCAGGACAAAAGTTAA
- a CDS encoding YitT family protein: MKVNSHLKDIFFIITGIFSAAFGLESFLLPNRFIDGGATGISLLVTEVTSVPLWALIILVNIPFLVLGYRVLGKQFTIKAILAILGLAVVLVFVQFPEVTQDKLLVAVFGGFFLGAGIGLSIRGGSVLDGTEVLAIYLSKKMGAKIGDVIIMINVVIFLAAAYLLSIEAALYSMLTYLAASKTLNFVLEGIEEYTGVTIISPKSEEIRVMVTEKLGRGLTIYKASGGYGKKGEHNQYDVIYTVITRLEIRKLNIELNAIDPKAFVVMNSINDTKGGMVKKRLLKN, from the coding sequence ATGAAGGTAAATTCACATCTTAAGGATATTTTTTTCATCATCACTGGGATTTTTTCGGCAGCTTTTGGTCTTGAAAGCTTTCTATTGCCCAACAGATTTATAGATGGTGGCGCTACGGGTATTTCTCTTTTGGTTACAGAAGTTACATCCGTCCCGTTATGGGCATTGATTATTTTGGTCAACATCCCCTTTTTGGTACTGGGATATAGGGTGTTGGGAAAACAATTCACAATAAAAGCGATTTTGGCAATTTTAGGTTTGGCCGTTGTATTGGTATTCGTCCAATTCCCAGAAGTCACACAGGACAAATTATTGGTAGCTGTTTTCGGTGGGTTTTTTCTTGGAGCGGGAATCGGACTATCAATTAGGGGCGGAAGTGTTCTGGATGGTACAGAGGTCTTGGCAATTTATTTGAGTAAAAAGATGGGAGCCAAAATAGGGGACGTAATTATCATGATAAACGTAGTCATTTTCTTGGCAGCTGCATATTTGTTGTCCATTGAAGCTGCATTATACTCTATGCTTACATATTTGGCAGCATCAAAGACACTCAACTTTGTACTGGAAGGTATTGAAGAGTATACGGGAGTGACCATAATTTCACCAAAAAGTGAAGAAATCAGGGTAATGGTAACAGAGAAGCTGGGCAGGGGTCTAACTATTTATAAGGCAAGTGGCGGGTATGGAAAAAAAGGGGAACATAATCAATATGATGTTATATATACGGTAATCACAAGGCTGGAAATAAGAAAATTGAATATTGAACTTAACGCAATAGACCCAAAAGCTTTTGTAGTCATGAATAGTATAAATGATACAAAAGGCGGAATGGTCAAGAAAAGATTGTTAAAGAATTAG